Proteins from a genomic interval of Polyodon spathula isolate WHYD16114869_AA chromosome 1, ASM1765450v1, whole genome shotgun sequence:
- the LOC121317058 gene encoding zinc transporter 5, whose product MDDKYSSNVISSGQLGPVDVPNARITRYIILLCITKLLKSLGIFESYDILKVVHIVQFIFILKLGCAIFLVLFQRPFSSGKAVTKRQWIKILKHAVVSCVISLLGFFGLTLCGPLRTLLLFEHSDIVIISLLSVLFTSAGGGPSKTRGAALFIIAVICLLLFDNDDLMAKMADHPEGHHDSALTHALYTAISFLGLADHKGGVVLLVITLCFKVGFHTASRKLSLEIGGFKRLYALSNLVSAAVLLPWVIVLSATTESKVESWSSLIMPFGMIVFSVMVLDFYVESICTTKMESAKCARYGSLFLFLSSLLLANFWTHPLTDQLRAMSKPAQQQSTEHVLSGGVVVSAVFFILSANILSSPSKKGQKGTLVGYSPEGTPLYNFMGDALQHTSQSLPRFIKDSLKQILEEYDSRQIFYFLCLNLAFTFVELFYGVWTNSLGLISDGFHMLFDCSALVLGLFAALMTRWKATRIYSFGYGRVEILSGFINGLFLMVIAFFVFIESITRVIDPPNINTDMLTPVSVGGLIVNLFGICAFSHAHSHGPSKGSCQSHDHGHSHHGQGHGHGHGDHGHGHGGHGHSHSHGHGHSHGSSGGGMNANMRGVFLHVLADTLGSVGVIISTILIRQFGWLIADPICSLFIAVLIFLSVIPLVKDACEVLLLRIPPEHEKELHNALEKVNKIEGVISYRDPRFWRHSASVIAGTIHLQLMSDVVEQRIIQQVTAVLKDAGVNNLSVQLEKEAYFQHMAGLSTGFQDVLATTKQMEPIKYLKDGTYIM is encoded by the exons atggATGATAAATACAGCAGTAATGTTATTTCAAGTGGACAACTTGGACCGGTGGATGTGCCAAATGCCAG GATAACCAGATACATCATATTGCTGTGCATCACCAAGTTGTTAAAATCACTAGGAATATTTGAATCCTATGATATTCTTAAAGTTGTTCACattgtccagtttattttcatccTTAAATTGGG atgtgctatatttttggttttgtttcaaagaCCATTCTCCTCTGGAAAAGCTGTCACAAAACGACAG tgGATCAAAATCTTAAAGCATGCAGTTGTTAGCTGTGTTATTTCACTCCTGGGCTTTTTTGGCCTTACTCTCTGTGGACCattaag AACGCTGCTGCTGTTTGAACACAGTGACATTGTTATCATCTCATTGCTCAGTGTGCTCTTCACTAGCGCTGGAGGAGGACCATCAAAG ACAAGAGGAGCGGCATTGTTTATTATTGCTGTAATTTGCTTGCTACTCTTTGATAATGATGACCTCATGGCAAAGATGGCTGATCACC CTGAGGGACATCATGACAGTGCTCTTACCCATGCCCTGTACACAGCAATCTCATTCCTCGGGCTAGCAGATCACAAG GGTGGAGTTGTGTTGCTGGTGATCACCCTCTGCTTCAAGGTTGGTTTCCACACAGCCTCCCGGAAGCTGTCTCTTGAAATTGGTGGATTTAAACGCCTCTATGCCCTTTCTAACCTCGTCTCGGCTGCTGTGCTGCTTCCCTGGGTTATAGTTTTGTCTGCCACCACAGAG AGCAAGGTGGAATCTTGGTCTTCCCTTATCATGCCTTTCGGAATGATTGTCTTCTCCGTTATGGTTCTGGATTTCTATGTGGAGTCAATCTGTACCACTAAGATGGAAAGTGCTAAGTGTGCACGATATGGTTCCCTGTTCCTATTCCTCAGCAGCCTGCTCCTCGCCAACTTCTGGACTCACCCCTTGACCGACCAGCTCCGTGCCATGAGCAAACCAGCCCAGCAGCAGAGCACTGAGCATGTGCTCTCAGGGGGTGTGGTGGTCAGTGCGGTTTTCTTCATCCTAT CCGCCAATATCTTATCTTCACCCTCTAAGAAAGGACAGAAAGGTACTCTGGTTGGATATTCACCTGAAGGTACGCCGCTGTATAATTTCATGGGAGATGCCTTGCAGCACACATCCCAGTCATTACCCAGGTTCATTAAGGATTCTCTGAAACAGATCTTAGAAGAGTATGACTCAAGGCAGATCTTCTACTTCCTGTGTCTAAACTTG GCCTTCACATTTGTTGAGCTGTTTTATGGCGTTTGGACAAACAGCCTGGGCTTGATCTCAGATGGATTCCATATGCTGTTTGATTGCTCTGCCTTAGTTCTTGGACTTTTTGCTGCCTTGATGACCAGATGGAAAGCAACCCGCATCTATTCCTTTGG GTATGGCCGGGTTGAAATTCTCTCAGGTTTCATCAATGGCCTTTTCCTCATGGTGATAGCATTCTTTGTATTCATTGAGTCTATTACACGAGTCATAGACCCTCCCAATATAAATACAGATATGCTAACA CCCGTATCTGTTGGAGGATTGATTGTGAACCTGTTTGGTATCTGTGCCTTTAGTCATGCCCACTCTCACGGGCCTTCTAAGGGAAGCTGTCAGTCACATGACCATGGGCATTCCCATCATGGACAAGGGCATGGGCATGGGCATGGTGACCATGGCCATGGCCACGGAGGGCATGGGCATAGCCACAGTCATGGTCATGGGCATTCCCATGGCTCATCGGGGGGAGGCATGAATGCCAACATGAGAG GAGTATTTCTCCATGTCCTGGCTGACACACTGGGCAGTGTTGGTGTGATCATATCCACAATACTCATTCGTCAGTTTGGATGGCTTATAGCTGACCCCATCTGCTCCCTTTTCATTGCTGTGTTGATATTTCTGAGCGTTATCCCCCTGGTGAAAGATGCGTGTGAGGTGCTCCTCCTAAGAATCCCCCCGGAGCATGAAAAAGAACTCCACAATGCACTGGAAAAG GTTAACAAAATTGAAGGTGTTATATCTTACCGAGACCCTCGTTTTTGGAGACATTCTGCCAGCGTCATAGCAGGGACCATTCATTTGCAGTTGATGTCAGATGTTGTGGAGCAAAGAATAATCCAGCAG GTAACAGCAGTGCTGAAAGATGCAGGGGTAAACAACCTGTCTGTCCAGTTAGAGAAGGAAGCGTATTTTCAACACATGGCAGGCCTCAGTACAGGATTTCAAGATGTTCTTGCCACGACAAAGCAAATGGAGCCAATTAAATACCTAAAGGATGGGACTTACATCATGTGA